From the Clostridium sp. Marseille-P299 genome, one window contains:
- a CDS encoding Cof-type HAD-IIB family hydrolase: MAYEILVLDIDGTLTNSKKEISPKTLEAILTIQERGHTVVLSSGRPTPGITRLANELKLSNYNGFILSYNGGKIINCSTNEIIYQKLLNKDLIPSLYHDAIEHNIGIMSYENDYIIAGTPIDQYMELESRINNIPIKKVDNFIDYMNFDVNKCIMTADGTYLETIEPIIRERYKDTLNVYRSEPFFLEIMPQNIDKAYSLGKLLDHLGLSKEQMISCGDGYNDLTMIEYAGMGVAMANARDVVKEAANFITLSNDNDGIAHVIHEFML; encoded by the coding sequence TTGGCATACGAAATATTAGTTCTCGACATTGATGGTACTTTAACCAACTCAAAGAAAGAAATTTCACCAAAAACACTAGAGGCAATTCTAACAATTCAAGAACGAGGCCATACGGTTGTTTTATCTTCTGGACGACCAACCCCTGGTATTACTAGGTTAGCAAATGAGCTTAAATTATCAAACTACAATGGTTTTATTCTTTCTTACAATGGTGGAAAAATAATAAATTGCAGTACAAATGAAATCATATATCAAAAACTTTTAAACAAGGACTTAATTCCAAGTCTTTATCATGATGCAATTGAACATAATATTGGTATCATGTCCTATGAAAATGACTACATTATAGCCGGTACACCAATTGATCAATATATGGAGCTTGAATCTAGGATAAACAATATACCAATTAAAAAAGTAGATAATTTTATCGATTATATGAACTTTGATGTAAATAAATGCATTATGACAGCAGATGGAACATACCTTGAAACAATTGAACCTATTATAAGGGAACGTTATAAAGACACACTAAATGTATACCGTTCTGAACCATTCTTTCTTGAAATCATGCCTCAAAATATCGATAAAGCTTATTCCCTTGGAAAATTACTTGATCACTTGGGATTATCAAAAGAGCAAATGATAAGTTGCGGGGATGGTTATAATGATTTAACAATGATAGAATATGCAGGAATGGGCGTTGCTATGGCAAATGCAAGGGACGTAGTGAAAGAGGCTGCTAATTTTATCACTTTATCCAATGATAATGATGGTATTGCCCACGTTATACACGAATTTATGTTATAA
- a CDS encoding aldehyde dehydrogenase family protein: protein MNIQLQNKYQLYINGEWKDASDGATIKTYNPANGEFLAEIADASNKDVDEAIAAAREAFKTWGKTTPVERAAILNKIADIIDENAEFLATVETMDNGKPIRETTGADIPLASDHFRYFAGVIRAEEGTSTMIDENTLNLILREPIGVVGQIVPWNFPFLMAAWKLAPVLAAGDVSVFKPSSTTSLSVLELMKLIEGVVPKGVINIITGKGSKSGEYLQHHKGLDKLAFTGSTEVGREVGISAAENLIPSTLELGGKSANIFFSDADMNIALEGIQLGILFNQGQVCSAGSRIFVQEDFYDEFVEKAVAAFEKVKVGNPLDPNTQMGAQVSEQQLNKILSYIEIGKNEGAKVATGGERFVDGDAANGYFMKPTLLVNVTNDMRVAREEIFGPVGVVIKFKTIDEVIDMANDSDYGLAGGVFTKDINKAIRVARGIRTGRIWVNTYNTFPAGASFGGYKDSGIGRETHKVILDHYSQMKNIIINLSEKPGGMYVK from the coding sequence ATGAATATACAATTACAGAACAAATATCAACTATATATTAATGGTGAATGGAAAGATGCATCCGATGGTGCGACAATTAAAACTTACAATCCTGCAAATGGAGAATTTTTAGCAGAAATTGCAGATGCTTCTAATAAGGATGTAGATGAAGCAATTGCAGCTGCGAGAGAAGCATTTAAAACATGGGGAAAAACAACTCCTGTAGAAAGAGCAGCGATTCTTAATAAAATCGCAGATATTATAGATGAAAATGCAGAATTTTTAGCAACTGTAGAAACAATGGATAATGGTAAACCAATTCGTGAAACAACTGGAGCAGATATTCCATTAGCATCCGATCATTTTAGATATTTTGCAGGTGTTATTAGAGCAGAAGAGGGCACATCTACTATGATAGATGAAAATACATTAAACCTTATTCTTAGAGAACCAATTGGTGTAGTTGGTCAAATTGTTCCATGGAACTTCCCATTCTTAATGGCAGCTTGGAAGCTTGCACCAGTGCTTGCAGCAGGCGATGTATCCGTGTTTAAGCCATCCAGTACAACTTCACTTAGTGTATTAGAGTTAATGAAACTCATTGAAGGGGTTGTGCCAAAAGGAGTTATTAATATTATCACTGGTAAGGGTTCAAAGAGTGGTGAGTACTTACAACATCATAAAGGTCTTGATAAATTAGCATTTACAGGATCTACAGAAGTTGGTAGAGAAGTTGGAATCTCTGCAGCAGAAAATCTTATTCCTTCCACACTTGAACTTGGTGGTAAATCTGCAAACATCTTCTTTAGTGATGCGGATATGAACATAGCATTAGAAGGTATTCAATTAGGTATTTTATTTAATCAAGGTCAAGTTTGCTCCGCTGGCTCAAGAATCTTTGTACAAGAAGATTTCTATGATGAATTTGTAGAAAAAGCAGTGGCTGCCTTTGAAAAAGTAAAAGTAGGAAATCCTCTTGATCCAAATACTCAGATGGGTGCACAAGTAAGCGAACAACAATTAAATAAAATCTTAAGCTATATTGAAATTGGTAAGAATGAAGGAGCAAAAGTTGCTACCGGCGGTGAAAGATTTGTAGATGGCGATGCTGCAAACGGTTACTTTATGAAACCTACTCTATTAGTCAATGTAACTAACGATATGAGAGTTGCTAGAGAAGAAATCTTTGGACCAGTTGGTGTTGTTATTAAATTTAAGACAATTGATGAAGTAATTGATATGGCAAATGATAGTGATTACGGTCTAGCTGGTGGTGTATTTACAAAAGACATTAACAAAGCAATTCGAGTTGCTAGAGGTATTAGAACAGGACGTATTTGGGTAAATACTTATAATACTTTCCCAGCAGGTGCATCCTTTGGTGGTTACAAAGATTCTGGTATTGGTAGAGAGACTCACAAGGTAATTCTTGATCATTATAGTCAAATGAAGAACATTATAATCAATCTTTCTGAAAAACCAGGTGGAATGTATGTGAAATAA
- a CDS encoding tyrosine-type recombinase/integrase, whose amino-acid sequence MMEQLMTEYINYLKEIKRASKNTIDSYVSDLKQVITYLEGLGIQNFDSVSETNINSYLLNMEKQGMSSASINRKLVAIRSFILFGIKRGYIHQDVTERITPPKFEKKHPKGITVEQMEALLNAPDLSTSRGRRDKAMLELLYATGMKVSELISLHIEDVVLKLMYVVVKEKTGERLLPFGHAAKEALIKYVEDRISADNKNADNINENDKNEDNKNENNKNADNKNEGNKNGSNLSAVNKNVIDSIEKIKDEPLFFNRFREPLTRQGFWKILKEYARKVGIEEEITPQVIRNSFAIHMLENGADVYSLQELLGHGDVSITQRYTSQSAGKTREVYLRTHPRGK is encoded by the coding sequence ATGATGGAACAATTAATGACGGAATATATCAATTATTTAAAAGAAATCAAGCGAGCATCGAAAAATACAATTGATTCTTATGTAAGCGATTTAAAACAAGTTATTACTTATTTAGAGGGACTGGGGATTCAAAACTTTGACAGTGTCTCAGAGACCAATATTAATTCATATCTCTTAAATATGGAAAAGCAGGGAATGTCATCTGCTAGTATCAATCGAAAATTAGTTGCAATACGAAGCTTTATTTTATTTGGCATTAAAAGAGGTTATATTCATCAAGATGTTACTGAGCGAATTACACCGCCGAAGTTTGAAAAAAAACATCCAAAGGGAATTACGGTTGAACAAATGGAGGCGTTATTAAATGCACCAGATTTGAGTACTTCTCGTGGTAGAAGAGATAAGGCAATGTTAGAACTTTTGTATGCAACAGGGATGAAGGTATCCGAACTTATATCTTTACATATTGAAGATGTAGTATTAAAGCTAATGTATGTTGTTGTAAAAGAAAAAACAGGAGAGCGTTTGTTGCCTTTTGGACATGCAGCAAAGGAGGCATTAATTAAATATGTAGAAGATCGAATAAGTGCAGATAATAAAAATGCAGATAATATAAATGAAAACGATAAAAATGAAGACAATAAAAATGAAAACAATAAAAATGCAGACAATAAAAATGAAGGCAATAAGAATGGAAGCAATTTAAGTGCTGTCAATAAAAACGTTATAGATTCCATAGAGAAAATAAAAGACGAACCGTTATTTTTCAATCGTTTTAGAGAGCCCTTAACTAGGCAAGGATTTTGGAAAATTCTAAAGGAGTATGCGAGAAAGGTTGGAATCGAGGAAGAAATAACTCCACAAGTGATTCGTAATTCCTTTGCAATACATATGCTTGAAAACGGAGCGGATGTCTATAGTTTGCAAGAACTGTTAGGGCATGGAGATGTTAGTATTACACAAAGATATACAAGTCAATCTGCTGGAAAAACAAGAGAAGTTTATTTAAGAACCCATCCAAGAGGAAAATAA
- a CDS encoding AraC family transcriptional regulator — METNKKMGYLNSDFKIFHIIDKEQKEFSYHYHDFIKINIFISGNVSYFIEGKSYQLNPYDIVLVNAGEIHRPVIHDTTPYERIIIYISPSFFDDYKKEDYELDYCFNQANLHHTNVLRINEVQKNRILNVINRLEQSFNAVGFANSLYQKILFLEFMIFINQVVIDQGVYYLDTSTSNVKVLEIMKYINEHLNEELNIDVIANEFYLNRSYLMHLFKDNTGYTIGKYITEKRLFMAKTLIQNGTSVTEACFECGFKNYATFFRAFKDKFHISPKDASEIL, encoded by the coding sequence TTGGAAACGAATAAAAAAATGGGATATTTAAATAGTGATTTTAAAATATTTCATATCATTGATAAAGAGCAGAAAGAATTTAGTTACCATTATCATGATTTTATTAAAATAAATATATTTATTAGTGGGAATGTAAGCTATTTTATTGAAGGTAAATCCTATCAATTAAATCCCTATGATATCGTTTTAGTAAATGCAGGTGAAATTCATAGACCAGTGATTCATGATACCACACCTTATGAGAGAATTATTATTTACATTTCACCTAGCTTTTTTGATGACTATAAAAAAGAAGATTATGAGCTGGATTATTGTTTTAATCAAGCAAACCTTCATCATACAAATGTATTACGTATTAATGAGGTGCAAAAAAATCGAATTCTTAATGTAATAAATCGCTTAGAGCAATCTTTTAATGCAGTAGGATTTGCAAATAGCTTATATCAGAAAATTCTATTTCTAGAATTTATGATTTTTATAAATCAGGTCGTGATAGATCAGGGCGTTTATTATTTGGACACAAGCACTTCGAATGTAAAAGTGCTTGAAATTATGAAGTATATCAATGAACATCTAAATGAAGAACTAAATATTGATGTAATAGCAAATGAGTTTTATTTAAATAGATCGTATTTAATGCATTTATTTAAAGATAATACTGGTTATACCATTGGTAAATACATTACAGAGAAGCGATTATTTATGGCAAAAACCTTAATTCAAAATGGAACTTCAGTTACAGAGGCATGTTTTGAATGTGGATTTAAAAATTATGCAACTTTTTTTAGAGCATTTAAAGACAAATTCCATATATCACCAAAGGATGCGTCGGAAATCTTATAA
- a CDS encoding DMT family transporter, translating to MKKSLFYGILASFFFAFTFILNRSMNLDGGYWMWSASLRYIFMLPILFVILISTKGIKMTLVHIKENLVSWIVYSSIGFGIFYTFITLGSVYGNSYFVAATWQITIVAGILLTPLFHSKIPVKNLLYSILIVIGVFILQLENMEGLSLGNTLLPLAIILVAAFAYPLGNRKMMSLCKDSLSTLERVFGMTLCSMPYWIILSIIAYSKEGLPSKSQVEMSVLVALFSGVIATLLFFKATDMIKNNPKQLAIIEATQSGEVVFSLLGGIIISGDPIPSIVGFIGLAFIIIGMVINSMANK from the coding sequence GTGAAGAAGTCATTGTTTTATGGAATACTGGCCTCGTTCTTTTTTGCATTTACGTTTATTTTAAATCGTAGCATGAATTTGGACGGTGGCTATTGGATGTGGAGTGCCAGTTTACGGTATATTTTTATGTTGCCTATTCTTTTTGTAATCTTAATATCTACAAAAGGAATTAAGATGACACTGGTACATATAAAAGAAAATCTTGTTTCATGGATTGTATATAGCTCCATTGGTTTTGGTATTTTTTATACATTTATCACACTTGGTTCTGTCTATGGAAATTCATATTTTGTTGCTGCAACTTGGCAGATTACGATTGTAGCAGGAATCCTATTAACACCCTTATTTCACAGTAAAATACCAGTAAAGAATCTACTATATAGTATTTTAATAGTTATTGGCGTATTTATCTTGCAACTAGAGAATATGGAAGGATTAAGTTTAGGGAATACATTACTACCTCTTGCAATTATTTTGGTTGCTGCCTTTGCCTATCCACTAGGGAATCGTAAGATGATGTCTTTATGTAAAGATTCATTAAGCACTCTAGAAAGAGTTTTTGGTATGACACTTTGTAGTATGCCTTATTGGATTATACTTTCAATAATAGCTTACAGCAAAGAAGGATTACCAAGTAAGAGTCAAGTTGAAATGTCAGTTCTCGTTGCCTTATTCTCTGGTGTTATAGCAACATTGTTATTCTTTAAAGCAACAGATATGATAAAGAACAATCCAAAACAGTTGGCTATTATTGAAGCCACACAATCAGGAGAAGTTGTATTTTCATTGCTTGGAGGAATTATTATATCTGGTGATCCAATTCCTTCAATCGTTGGTTTTATTGGACTTGCATTTATTATTATTGGTATGGTGATCAATAGCATGGCGAATAAGTAA
- a CDS encoding MerR family transcriptional regulator, which produces MKKNNAIPKEYMTVGELAKKMGTTVRTLQYYDKEGLLSPSSESNGGRRLYSYKDMIKLHQILSLKSLGFSLDDIKNRLISLDTPADVANALSEQINEIQEKIVSLSESLKEIEALKAEVMQMQSVDFRKYADIIVNLQMKNEFYWLIKHFDDKTLDYIRGRFDKESGLAFMDTFNQLCDKVIQLQENNIPPESEEAQNIAKAYWDMIMEFTGGDMSMLPNLMELGRFDGMDNEWVQKQKIVTAYIESALNIYFAKLNVNPFEEK; this is translated from the coding sequence ATGAAGAAAAATAATGCGATACCAAAAGAATATATGACAGTAGGAGAACTTGCAAAAAAAATGGGTACTACTGTTCGTACGTTACAATATTACGATAAGGAAGGTTTGCTATCCCCCTCCTCAGAAAGTAACGGTGGACGTAGACTTTATTCTTACAAAGATATGATTAAGCTTCATCAAATTTTATCGTTAAAATCTTTAGGATTTTCCTTAGATGATATAAAAAATCGTTTGATTTCTCTTGATACACCCGCTGATGTTGCCAATGCCCTTTCGGAGCAAATCAATGAGATTCAAGAAAAAATTGTAAGCCTATCAGAATCTTTAAAAGAAATTGAAGCGTTAAAAGCAGAAGTCATGCAAATGCAATCTGTGGATTTTAGAAAATATGCTGATATTATTGTAAATTTGCAAATGAAAAATGAATTTTATTGGCTGATAAAGCATTTTGATGATAAAACCCTAGACTATATTCGTGGTCGTTTTGATAAAGAAAGTGGTTTAGCTTTTATGGATACCTTTAATCAATTATGTGATAAAGTAATACAACTTCAAGAAAATAACATACCACCCGAAAGTGAAGAAGCTCAAAATATAGCGAAAGCTTACTGGGATATGATCATGGAGTTTACAGGTGGGGATATGAGTATGCTTCCTAATCTTATGGAACTAGGACGCTTTGATGGTATGGATAATGAATGGGTACAAAAGCAAAAAATTGTTACTGCTTATATTGAATCAGCCTTAAATATTTATTTTGCAAAATTAAATGTGAATCCATTTGAGGAGAAATAA
- a CDS encoding stage II sporulation protein M: protein MNKIKFKLQNKEPLVVALVLFVCSFIIGILVSKLGSKLLMEGFDNLNQNYFNRITDMDIAYGDLFRYIIFSNYKKFIIFWLLCITILAVPYMGLSIIKQGFQVGFLLSALIMQYHFKGFILMLVYIFPQGLIYIPIMLYCLKTGYDISFQIRTSNNSDGLHNIFILRNYRKLIILLIIGIFIGAIIETFIGSFLLRRVLTLF, encoded by the coding sequence ATGAATAAGATTAAATTCAAACTACAAAATAAAGAGCCATTGGTCGTTGCCTTGGTTCTTTTTGTGTGCAGTTTTATTATTGGTATTTTAGTATCAAAACTAGGTTCTAAGCTATTAATGGAGGGGTTTGATAATTTAAATCAAAATTACTTTAATCGAATTACGGATATGGATATTGCCTATGGGGATCTATTCCGGTATATCATTTTTTCTAATTACAAGAAGTTTATCATATTCTGGCTGCTTTGCATAACAATACTTGCTGTACCGTATATGGGACTTAGCATTATCAAGCAGGGATTTCAAGTTGGATTTTTATTATCCGCTTTGATTATGCAATACCATTTTAAAGGTTTTATACTAATGCTTGTCTACATATTTCCTCAGGGACTTATCTATATTCCAATTATGTTATATTGTTTAAAGACTGGATACGATATTTCCTTTCAAATCCGTACGAGTAATAATTCGGATGGGTTACATAATATATTCATATTGCGAAATTATAGAAAACTAATTATACTATTAATAATAGGTATTTTCATCGGCGCTATTATTGAAACATTTATTGGGAGCTTTTTATTAAGAAGGGTTCTTACATTATTTTAA
- a CDS encoding 3-deoxy-7-phosphoheptulonate synthase produces the protein MGFHYVRNIITPEELKCQFPMTDFGKQIKKERDERIKDVFTGNSDKFIVIVGPCSADNEDAVLDYISRLAKVSEKVSDKLIIIPRIYTNKPRTTGEGYKGIIHQPDPEAEPDLHEGLLAVRKLHLRAINETGLTAADEMLYPENWAYLDDMLSYVAVGARSVEDQQHRLTISGLDVPAGMKNPTSGDLSVMLNSCIAAQAQHTFIYRTYEVNTDGNPLAHTILRGAVNKHGQSIPNYHYEDLVRLLNMYNEKPQLLNPATIVDANHANSNKLYSEQPRIVKEVLHSRKVNPDIAKLVKGVMIESYIEPGSQKVGEHIYGKSITDACLGWNETERLLYTIADNI, from the coding sequence ATGGGTTTTCATTATGTAAGAAATATTATAACACCCGAAGAATTAAAGTGCCAATTTCCTATGACTGACTTTGGAAAACAAATTAAAAAAGAACGCGATGAAAGAATTAAAGACGTGTTTACGGGTAATTCAGATAAATTTATAGTTATTGTAGGTCCATGTTCTGCTGATAATGAAGATGCTGTACTCGATTACATAAGCCGTCTTGCAAAAGTATCTGAAAAAGTTTCCGATAAATTAATAATAATACCACGTATTTATACTAATAAACCAAGAACTACTGGCGAAGGTTACAAAGGAATCATTCATCAGCCAGATCCAGAAGCGGAACCAGATTTACATGAAGGATTATTAGCGGTTCGTAAATTACACCTTCGTGCAATCAATGAAACTGGTTTAACTGCTGCCGATGAAATGCTTTATCCAGAAAACTGGGCTTACCTTGATGATATGCTCTCCTATGTAGCAGTTGGCGCTCGTTCCGTTGAAGATCAACAACATAGATTAACAATTAGTGGTTTAGATGTTCCAGCAGGAATGAAAAATCCTACCTCTGGCGACTTATCCGTTATGTTAAATTCTTGTATTGCTGCACAAGCACAGCACACATTTATCTATCGTACATATGAAGTAAACACAGATGGTAACCCACTTGCTCACACAATTTTAAGAGGAGCAGTGAATAAGCATGGACAATCCATTCCAAATTATCATTATGAAGATTTAGTAAGATTACTTAATATGTATAATGAAAAGCCACAGCTTTTAAATCCTGCTACAATAGTGGATGCAAATCATGCGAATTCAAATAAATTGTATTCCGAACAACCACGTATTGTAAAAGAAGTGCTTCATAGTCGTAAAGTAAATCCTGATATCGCTAAGTTAGTAAAGGGTGTCATGATTGAAAGTTATATCGAACCAGGTAGCCAAAAAGTTGGTGAGCATATTTATGGTAAATCAATAACCGATGCTTGCCTTGGTTGGAATGAAACAGAACGTTTACTTTATACGATTGCTGATAATATTTAG
- a CDS encoding ABC transporter permease translates to MSAFLYGIRLQFKLDIRSKTLLITCYVVPLLFFAIMGGIFTSLMPEDKYTLIQSMTVMGISMGALIGLPPSLVEIYGSDMKKMYKANGVPLFQGLTSIILSTFIHLLIMSIIILAVAPIVFDAKLPSNLLLYFSSVAIFIAVSLSIGSILGLLVKNQAKLTMFSQLVFLPSIMLSGIMFSVDLLPKVLKSIGMVFPAAWGYKLLVNDGHYLGNLIPLFAILLISIVFCSFLLKKIQSE, encoded by the coding sequence ATGAGTGCCTTTTTATATGGAATACGATTGCAATTTAAATTAGATATACGTAGTAAAACTCTGTTAATCACTTGTTACGTAGTTCCTCTTTTATTTTTTGCTATTATGGGTGGCATATTCACATCTCTAATGCCTGAAGATAAATATACACTGATACAATCCATGACTGTAATGGGCATATCAATGGGAGCATTAATAGGTTTACCGCCCTCTCTTGTAGAGATATATGGAAGTGATATGAAGAAAATGTATAAAGCAAATGGAGTACCTCTTTTTCAAGGTCTGACTTCCATTATTTTATCGACTTTTATCCATTTATTAATTATGAGCATTATTATACTGGCTGTTGCTCCTATTGTTTTTGATGCAAAACTTCCGTCAAATTTACTTTTATATTTTAGCTCAGTTGCTATTTTTATTGCTGTATCCTTAAGCATTGGCAGTATCTTAGGTTTATTGGTAAAAAATCAAGCGAAATTAACTATGTTTTCTCAATTAGTATTTTTACCCTCTATTATGTTATCAGGAATTATGTTTTCAGTGGATTTGCTCCCGAAAGTACTAAAATCCATAGGAATGGTATTTCCTGCGGCATGGGGATATAAATTATTAGTAAACGACGGACATTATTTAGGTAATCTAATACCTTTATTTGCTATTCTATTAATATCAATTGTATTTTGCAGCTTCTTATTGAAAAAAATACAATCCGAGTAA
- a CDS encoding ABC transporter ATP-binding protein has product MNYAIQVEKLKKSYGNHIVLQGLDFSVIKGEIFALLGVNGAGKTTALECIEGLRKYDSGSIVVNGRMGIQLQSSSLPAHIKPMEAIQLFSKWNKTKIDTDMLNALGIDELQKKYYKDMSMGQKRRLHLALALISDPDIIFLDEPTAGLDVEGRISLHNQIRKLKAQGKTIILASHDMAEVETLCDRIAILNEGNITFLGTVNELTTKIGRCYNIKIISDQGEENFEAENIGDAMLTLLEDYKKRNIAVLDIKINRGTLEQHIIDIAKGEQK; this is encoded by the coding sequence ATGAATTATGCGATACAAGTTGAGAAACTAAAGAAAAGTTATGGTAATCATATCGTGTTGCAAGGTTTAGATTTTAGCGTCATAAAAGGCGAAATTTTTGCGCTACTTGGCGTTAACGGTGCAGGTAAAACTACGGCTCTTGAATGTATTGAGGGATTAAGAAAATATGACAGTGGTAGTATCGTGGTAAACGGACGAATGGGCATTCAATTACAATCATCTTCTCTTCCTGCTCATATCAAACCAATGGAGGCGATACAACTATTTTCTAAATGGAATAAAACGAAAATAGACACTGATATGCTAAACGCTCTAGGCATCGATGAATTGCAAAAAAAATATTATAAAGATATGTCAATGGGACAAAAACGACGTTTACATTTGGCACTTGCTTTAATCAGTGACCCAGATATTATATTTCTTGATGAACCAACTGCTGGACTTGATGTTGAGGGACGAATATCGCTGCATAACCAAATCCGTAAGTTAAAAGCACAAGGGAAGACAATCATCTTAGCAAGCCATGATATGGCAGAAGTTGAAACTTTATGTGACCGTATTGCGATTCTTAATGAAGGTAACATTACCTTTTTAGGCACTGTTAACGAACTAACTACAAAAATTGGAAGATGTTATAATATTAAAATTATAAGCGACCAAGGCGAAGAAAACTTTGAAGCAGAAAATATTGGAGACGCCATGCTCACATTACTTGAAGATTATAAAAAAAGAAACATTGCTGTGCTAGATATAAAGATAAATAGAGGAACACTTGAACAACATATTATTGATATCGCAAAGGGGGAACAAAAATGA
- a CDS encoding pyrimidine-nucleoside phosphorylase has protein sequence MRMYDLIYKKKNGEELTESEIEFIVNGYTDGTIPDYQMSAFLMAVCLKEMNTKETIALTMAMAHSGDMLDLSGIHGIKVDKHSTGGVGDKTSLIIGPMVAALGVPVAKMSGRGLGHTGGTIDKLESFKGFSTSLSEEEFINNVNQLKLAINGQTANLAPADKKIYALRDVTATVDNISLISSSIMSKKLASGADVIVLDVKTGSGAFMKTFEGSLELAKTMVDIGNGVGRETYAVISDMNQPLGISVGNNLEVIEAIETLKGNGPEDLLDASLTLASYMLIGAKRASSEKEARELLLGTIADGSALNKFAEFVKAQGGDERAVFDTDLFEKASLTYEVTAKEAGYVTNFHTDEIGMTSLILGGGRETKDSVIDLSVGMKIHKKIGDRVEVGTKIATLYANDEEKLKAAIERFENAYTISKEAIKAPKHVYGVVSRDGYRPYGLD, from the coding sequence ATGAGAATGTATGATTTAATTTATAAAAAGAAGAATGGCGAAGAACTCACAGAAAGTGAAATTGAGTTTATTGTTAATGGATATACAGATGGTACAATTCCAGATTATCAAATGTCAGCATTTTTAATGGCGGTTTGCTTAAAAGAGATGAATACAAAAGAGACAATTGCACTTACAATGGCTATGGCACATAGTGGTGATATGTTAGATTTATCAGGAATTCATGGAATTAAAGTGGACAAACATAGCACAGGTGGAGTCGGCGATAAAACATCTCTAATTATAGGACCAATGGTAGCAGCACTTGGGGTGCCAGTTGCCAAGATGTCAGGCAGAGGACTTGGCCATACTGGTGGAACGATAGATAAGTTAGAAAGTTTTAAAGGATTTTCAACTTCCTTATCAGAAGAAGAGTTTATTAATAATGTAAATCAGTTGAAATTAGCGATAAATGGACAGACTGCAAACTTAGCACCAGCGGATAAAAAGATTTATGCACTAAGAGATGTTACGGCGACTGTTGATAATATTTCATTAATTTCTAGTTCCATTATGAGTAAGAAGTTAGCATCTGGAGCAGATGTAATCGTTCTTGACGTAAAAACAGGAAGTGGCGCCTTTATGAAGACATTTGAAGGCAGTCTTGAATTAGCTAAAACAATGGTTGACATTGGAAATGGAGTAGGAAGAGAAACCTATGCAGTGATATCGGATATGAATCAACCACTAGGTATCTCTGTTGGTAACAATCTTGAAGTAATTGAAGCAATTGAAACATTAAAGGGCAATGGTCCAGAAGACTTGCTAGATGCATCTTTAACGTTAGCTTCCTACATGCTAATAGGAGCAAAACGTGCAAGCTCAGAAAAAGAAGCAAGAGAATTGCTACTTGGAACAATAGCGGATGGATCTGCATTAAATAAGTTTGCTGAGTTTGTAAAAGCACAAGGTGGAGACGAAAGAGCTGTATTTGACACCGATCTATTTGAAAAGGCTAGCCTTACTTATGAGGTAACAGCAAAAGAAGCTGGATATGTTACGAACTTCCACACCGATGAAATTGGTATGACTTCCTTAATATTAGGGGGCGGACGTGAAACGAAAGATAGCGTAATTGACCTAAGTGTAGGTATGAAGATACACAAAAAGATTGGTGATCGTGTAGAGGTTGGAACAAAGATCGCAACCCTTTATGCCAACGATGAAGAAAAGTTAAAAGCCGCAATTGAACGTTTTGAAAATGCATATACAATTTCAAAAGAAGCAATAAAAGCACCAAAACATGTGTATGGAGTTGTATCAAGAGATGGCTATAGACCATATGGTTTAGATTAG